The Pelotomaculum isophthalicicum JI genome has a window encoding:
- a CDS encoding ANTAR domain-containing response regulator, with protein sequence MYGARIVLADADVNFRKKLKEILILAGYLVVGEVSEGRSALKVVFQTDPDLVIMDTMLPGAAGLDIIRIIEDHRVAPVILLADSRGQDILEEAKDSWIFAFLVKPVNEAHLVPAIEIAIANFRKFIKLEEENKKLKQALEERKLVEKAKGLVMEARALSEKEAYKYLQRLSMDNCMPIVRVARKVISHYNKKEQ encoded by the coding sequence ATGTATGGGGCCAGGATCGTTCTTGCCGACGCTGATGTTAATTTTCGTAAAAAGTTAAAAGAAATCCTTATCCTTGCGGGTTATCTCGTGGTCGGCGAGGTGAGTGAAGGCAGGAGTGCCCTCAAGGTGGTCTTTCAGACTGACCCCGACCTTGTTATTATGGACACAATGTTGCCGGGCGCGGCAGGTTTGGATATTATCAGAATTATAGAAGATCACCGGGTGGCGCCGGTAATCCTGCTGGCCGACTCACGTGGGCAGGATATACTGGAAGAGGCCAAAGATTCCTGGATTTTTGCTTTCCTGGTAAAGCCGGTAAACGAGGCGCATCTGGTCCCAGCCATAGAAATAGCAATTGCAAATTTTCGGAAGTTTATTAAGCTGGAAGAAGAAAATAAAAAGCTTAAACAAGCGTTGGAAGAAAGAAAACTTGTGGAAAAGGCTAAAGGTTTGGTGATGGAAGCCAGAGCTCTGAGTGAAAAAGAAGCTTATAAGTACTTGCAGAGATTAAGCATGGACAATTGTATGCCGATAGTCAGGGTGGCGAGAAAAGTTATTAGTCATTACAATAAAAAGGAGCAGTAA
- a CDS encoding Hsp20/alpha crystallin family protein produces MNSADKNWFKLALDLYEKTKGMNVYGNLNKDVLDHLMEIANHIAFPNLNTAQSEKEIKVEQAVSSTPVKAEDNIVWQEGSAASYDLASTTDTIKGGYTPPISIYETPREVNVSAILPGIASRNNLNVLLSQETLELSGTRDVIETSGNKIENKRFFKTIRLPALVEPSGATATYHNGFLYVKAPKKNRSSQNITVKFE; encoded by the coding sequence ATGAATTCAGCTGATAAAAATTGGTTTAAGCTTGCTCTTGATCTTTATGAAAAGACCAAGGGAATGAATGTCTATGGTAATTTAAACAAAGATGTTCTTGATCATTTAATGGAAATTGCCAACCATATTGCATTCCCTAATTTGAATACGGCCCAGTCCGAAAAAGAAATAAAAGTTGAACAGGCGGTTTCGTCTACCCCTGTAAAAGCAGAAGATAACATCGTTTGGCAGGAAGGGTCCGCTGCGTCGTACGATCTCGCCTCAACTACGGATACTATAAAGGGCGGTTACACCCCGCCCATTTCAATCTATGAAACCCCGCGAGAAGTAAACGTTAGCGCCATTCTTCCCGGTATTGCTTCCAGGAACAATTTGAATGTTCTTTTGTCCCAGGAGACATTAGAGCTATCCGGTACTAGGGATGTTATCGAAACTTCGGGAAATAAAATAGAAAACAAAAGGTTTTTTAAAACTATACGTCTACCGGCGCTGGTAGAGCCTTCCGGCGCAACCGCCACATACCATAATGGGTTCTTGTATGTAAAGGCTCCAAAGAAGAATCGATCATCGCAAAATATTACAGTAAAATTCGAATAA
- a CDS encoding PRK06851 family protein — MANGKLTKLFPGGNTSRGFYSFYNYIIENDATRIFILKGGPGVGKSTFMRNIGQTMLEKGFDVEYHCCSSDNDSLDGICIPAVRVAMIDGTAPHVVDPKNPGAVDEIIHLGDFWDEEKMQAVKQQVLQSNARVGRLFKIAYNQLAEAKVIKDELDSYLEEAANRSRVHETAWKIIKSVTEDAPVQYEREPKDRHLFATAFTPGGQWHYLDTILQDVKKLYLVTGDATSLTSYVVGAVAKAAHTRGLDTSVFHCPLAPDNIDLVLIPQQGCAVMKDIPGIEFKAQNVPSITKVKLYNLNQYLNESILTVYDSEIDSAQKRLSAAINRAISYIAKAKAEHDHMETYYIPAMNFDAINAKRDEILARVLKYAEESGS; from the coding sequence ATGGCAAACGGGAAACTGACAAAACTATTCCCCGGCGGCAACACATCAAGAGGCTTTTATTCTTTCTACAACTATATTATTGAAAATGACGCCACTCGCATCTTTATTTTAAAAGGCGGGCCGGGTGTCGGAAAATCAACGTTTATGCGTAATATCGGACAAACGATGCTGGAAAAAGGATTCGATGTCGAGTACCACTGCTGCTCATCCGACAACGACTCTCTTGACGGCATCTGTATCCCGGCCGTCCGGGTGGCGATGATTGACGGGACCGCTCCGCATGTGGTTGATCCGAAAAATCCCGGAGCGGTTGATGAAATTATCCATCTCGGCGACTTTTGGGATGAAGAAAAAATGCAGGCCGTAAAGCAGCAAGTATTGCAGTCAAACGCCCGCGTCGGCCGCCTTTTCAAAATAGCGTACAACCAGTTGGCCGAAGCTAAAGTGATCAAGGACGAACTGGACAGCTATCTGGAAGAAGCCGCCAACCGGTCCCGGGTGCATGAAACCGCCTGGAAAATAATCAAAAGCGTCACTGAGGACGCCCCGGTCCAGTATGAGAGAGAGCCCAAAGACAGGCATCTGTTCGCCACCGCTTTTACCCCCGGAGGTCAGTGGCACTATCTCGACACTATCCTGCAGGATGTCAAGAAGCTATACCTGGTGACCGGCGACGCGACCAGCCTTACTTCTTATGTTGTGGGCGCTGTCGCCAAAGCCGCCCATACAAGGGGTTTGGACACCAGCGTATTCCACTGCCCGCTGGCGCCGGATAATATAGACCTCGTTTTAATTCCGCAGCAAGGATGCGCGGTTATGAAGGATATCCCCGGTATTGAGTTTAAAGCCCAAAATGTTCCTTCCATCACCAAGGTTAAGCTGTACAATCTGAACCAGTATCTTAATGAATCGATCCTAACGGTTTACGACAGCGAAATCGACAGCGCCCAAAAACGTCTCTCCGCGGCCATCAACAGGGCGATCAGCTATATCGCCAAGGCCAAAGCGGAGCATGACCATATGGAGACATACTACATCCCCGCCATGAACTTTGACGCCATCAACGCCAAGCGCGACGAAATCCTGGCCCGCGTGCTGAAATATGCGGAAGAGTCCGGCAGTTAA
- a CDS encoding DedA family protein produces MVLDLKELAAQFISSHGYTGLYLYFVCDTLGVLLPSKSILTLIGFFVGKGILGFAPVVFTAVLGSLTGVSVSYFIGRKIGTPFFEKYGRFIRVTPEKLLKAEVWAGRYGAPAIVLAYFVPGLRHITPYLSGIARLPYWKVMFFSAAGALLWVTVFINLGLFLGDIWNRNASY; encoded by the coding sequence ATGGTTCTGGACTTGAAGGAGTTGGCCGCACAGTTTATATCAAGCCACGGTTATACCGGATTATACCTGTATTTCGTATGCGACACCCTGGGAGTGCTTCTTCCCTCCAAGTCAATCCTCACTTTAATAGGGTTTTTCGTGGGAAAAGGTATATTGGGCTTTGCCCCAGTAGTGTTTACGGCTGTTCTGGGAAGCCTGACCGGCGTGTCCGTGAGCTATTTTATCGGAAGGAAAATAGGAACTCCCTTTTTTGAAAAGTATGGACGCTTCATTCGCGTAACGCCGGAGAAGCTTTTAAAGGCAGAGGTATGGGCGGGGAGATACGGGGCGCCGGCCATCGTCCTGGCCTATTTTGTGCCCGGGTTAAGGCACATAACGCCTTACCTGTCCGGAATCGCCAGGCTGCCTTATTGGAAGGTAATGTTTTTTTCGGCTGCCGGAGCATTACTGTGGGTGACTGTTTTTATTAACCTGGGGCTTTTTCTCGGCGATATCTGGAATAGGAACGCCAGCTATTAG
- a CDS encoding glutamate synthase-related protein — protein MSIGQQKSNDALGTANRGNPAESGLCTLCRADCQGRCETFMSCMKGRKMLYPRDFGTITAGSDNITHVGVSYNSLRIQGYNYGAYGLSKGLSNGADDCIFPNVNIEAEFGNEVKTKSRIPILSGALGSTFVAAKYWESFAVGAALVGYPIVVGENVVGVDKQSVIENGKIEVSPELDRRVNTYLRYHDGYGAIIVQMNVEDTRNGVADYVLRKYGDKAIIELKWGQGAKDIGGEIQVTDLDYAIFLKNRGYIVDPDPTVPEVQQAFKTGAIRSFARHSRLGYTDLSSSDQVQEAFMTAVADLRKLGYKRITLKTGSYGMEALAMSIKLATDAKLDLLTIDGSGGGTGMSPWNMMESWGVPSILLHSKAYEYASILAQRGKKVVDLAFGGGIAREDQMFKALALGAPFAKMICVGRATMIPGFLGANIEGVLNPERKAALNGNWNELAKSVAEIGTKPEEIFAGYYDVQKKVGAAEMKNIPFGAIAIWTLCDKLAAGLQQLLAGARRFNISEISRFDLASGNRETERETGIPFITEVQDEAAKRLLNS, from the coding sequence ATGAGTATTGGTCAGCAGAAGTCTAATGATGCTTTGGGTACAGCGAATCGCGGCAACCCCGCCGAATCAGGGTTGTGCACTTTATGCCGGGCAGATTGCCAGGGCAGGTGTGAAACCTTTATGTCCTGCATGAAAGGACGTAAAATGCTTTACCCCAGAGATTTTGGAACTATCACAGCAGGCAGTGACAATATCACTCACGTGGGGGTTTCCTACAATTCCCTCCGTATACAGGGTTATAACTATGGCGCCTATGGTCTCTCGAAAGGCCTTTCCAATGGGGCGGATGATTGTATTTTCCCCAATGTCAATATCGAAGCAGAGTTTGGTAATGAAGTCAAGACGAAATCCAGGATTCCCATCCTGTCCGGCGCCCTGGGATCAACCTTTGTCGCTGCGAAGTACTGGGAGTCTTTCGCGGTCGGCGCGGCTCTCGTCGGTTATCCGATTGTCGTCGGTGAAAACGTTGTAGGTGTTGACAAACAGTCTGTCATCGAAAACGGCAAGATTGAGGTATCACCAGAACTCGATCGCCGGGTTAATACCTATCTTCGTTATCATGACGGATACGGCGCGATTATTGTTCAGATGAACGTTGAGGATACCCGTAACGGCGTCGCGGATTATGTCCTCAGGAAATATGGCGACAAAGCGATCATCGAGTTGAAGTGGGGCCAGGGCGCCAAGGATATCGGCGGCGAAATCCAGGTAACTGACCTCGATTACGCTATTTTCTTGAAAAACAGAGGTTATATCGTAGACCCGGATCCGACCGTGCCCGAAGTCCAGCAAGCATTTAAAACCGGAGCCATCCGTTCATTCGCCCGCCACAGCCGTCTGGGATACACCGATCTTTCAAGTAGTGACCAGGTCCAGGAGGCTTTCATGACGGCAGTTGCCGATCTTAGAAAATTGGGATACAAGAGGATTACCCTGAAGACTGGTTCCTATGGCATGGAAGCGCTGGCCATGTCGATCAAGTTGGCTACGGACGCCAAGCTGGATCTCCTGACTATTGACGGCTCCGGCGGCGGCACCGGCATGAGCCCGTGGAACATGATGGAGAGTTGGGGTGTGCCTTCAATTCTGCTCCATTCCAAGGCCTATGAATATGCCAGCATCCTGGCTCAGAGAGGCAAAAAAGTCGTTGACCTGGCTTTTGGCGGCGGTATTGCCAGAGAAGATCAGATGTTCAAGGCGTTAGCCCTGGGTGCTCCGTTCGCGAAGATGATTTGTGTCGGCAGGGCGACGATGATTCCCGGCTTCCTGGGAGCAAATATCGAGGGAGTACTGAATCCCGAGCGCAAAGCGGCTCTGAATGGAAACTGGAATGAACTGGCGAAGTCCGTGGCGGAAATTGGCACAAAACCAGAAGAAATCTTTGCGGGATATTATGATGTTCAGAAAAAAGTCGGCGCTGCTGAAATGAAAAACATTCCTTTCGGAGCAATCGCTATTTGGACACTTTGTGATAAATTAGCGGCAGGTCTGCAGCAGCTTCTCGCCGGAGCCCGCAGGTTCAATATTTCGGAAATTTCCAGATTTGATCTGGCGTCCGGCAACAGGGAAACCGAGAGAGAAACAGGTATTCCGTTTATCACAGAAGTTCAGGATGAAGCTGCAAAGAGACTGTTAAACAGCTAA
- the glnA gene encoding type I glutamate--ammonia ligase produces the protein MKAFTKEEVLEKAKEYNVKFIRLQFTDIFGSFKNIAITVEELERALEGQVMFDSAVVEGFIRNKENEIYLYPDPATFEIFPWRPRDGAVARLICDIYSPEGETFPGCSRSALKRVLEKTSESGLQLRAGAEIEFFLFHTNEQGKTTTITHDHAGYCDLSPVDLGENARRDMVLTLEEMGFEISSSHHEIAPGQHGIFIKEDSAFAIADKIATFKFVVRTIAQRHGLHASFMPKPLAGENGSGMRLHLSLWREGKNILADLNDSLGLSETAYHYIGGVLQHARAITAVANPLVNSYKRLLPDELSPCLAAWSEKNRNTMIRVPAARGDSTRFILRSPDPACNPYLVLASVLAAGVHGLAAEIKPPQPSPENYPGPGGLRELVGSSGLPRSLNEALQALTEDETVCAALGEHIARRYLEAKGEEWERFMAEVHQWELDEYLANY, from the coding sequence TTGAAAGCCTTTACCAAAGAAGAAGTATTGGAAAAAGCCAAAGAATACAATGTCAAGTTTATTCGCCTGCAATTTACCGATATATTCGGTTCTTTTAAAAATATTGCCATTACCGTGGAAGAACTGGAGAGGGCGCTGGAGGGACAGGTCATGTTTGACAGCGCCGTTGTTGAAGGTTTTATTCGCAACAAGGAAAACGAAATTTATCTCTACCCGGATCCCGCCACCTTTGAGATCTTCCCGTGGCGTCCCAGAGACGGCGCGGTGGCCAGGCTGATCTGTGACATCTATTCCCCGGAAGGAGAAACTTTTCCCGGCTGCTCCCGCTCCGCCCTGAAAAGGGTGTTGGAAAAAACGTCCGAATCGGGGTTGCAGTTACGGGCCGGCGCGGAAATTGAGTTTTTTTTGTTCCATACCAATGAGCAGGGCAAGACTACCACGATCACCCATGATCACGCGGGTTACTGTGATTTGTCCCCGGTGGATTTAGGGGAAAACGCGCGGCGGGATATGGTGCTGACGCTGGAGGAAATGGGTTTTGAGATTTCTTCCTCCCACCATGAGATAGCTCCCGGACAGCACGGGATATTTATCAAAGAGGACAGTGCCTTTGCTATCGCTGATAAGATTGCCACTTTTAAATTCGTTGTGCGGACCATCGCCCAGCGGCACGGGCTGCACGCGTCGTTTATGCCTAAACCGCTTGCTGGAGAAAACGGCTCCGGTATGCGCCTGCACCTGTCGCTTTGGCGTGAGGGGAAAAATATCCTTGCAGACTTGAATGACAGTTTGGGCTTGAGTGAAACGGCGTATCATTATATTGGGGGCGTACTGCAGCATGCCCGGGCGATTACCGCTGTTGCCAATCCGCTGGTTAATTCATACAAGCGGCTGCTGCCGGATGAACTGTCTCCGTGTCTGGCGGCCTGGTCGGAAAAGAACCGCAATACGATGATCCGTGTCCCCGCGGCGCGGGGGGACAGTACCCGTTTCATCCTGCGCAGTCCCGATCCCGCCTGCAACCCCTACTTGGTACTGGCCTCTGTCCTGGCGGCCGGCGTGCACGGCCTTGCCGCAGAGATTAAACCTCCGCAGCCGTCGCCGGAAAATTACCCGGGACCTGGAGGATTGAGGGAATTGGTCGGGAGCAGCGGACTGCCGCGCAGCCTGAACGAGGCGCTGCAAGCCCTTACCGAGGATGAGACTGTTTGCGCGGCGTTGGGAGAACACATAGCCAGGCGTTACCTGGAGGCAAAAGGGGAGGAATGGGAGCGTTTCATGGCTGAAGTGCACCAATGGGAACTGGATGAATACCTGGCCAACTACTAA
- a CDS encoding ANTAR domain-containing response regulator, producing the protein MGEQRVILIDNDAAWRKNVKAILVKMGYWVIGEAEDGLTGLKLIRTRQPDLVIIEAFLPGMDGFEVARIVYEDKLAPVVLIGSSTHQNVIEKAKNAKVFAFLVKPELDFNLIPAVELALTNYQERVRLESQVQELQNTIETRKVVERAKGILMETMGVSEAEAFKRIQKQSMNKRISMRAVAEAIILAHNL; encoded by the coding sequence GTGGGGGAACAAAGGGTAATATTAATTGACAATGATGCCGCCTGGAGAAAGAATGTCAAAGCCATACTGGTTAAAATGGGCTACTGGGTAATCGGCGAGGCTGAAGATGGTCTCACCGGCCTAAAACTAATCAGGACAAGGCAGCCTGATCTGGTCATTATCGAGGCATTTCTCCCGGGTATGGACGGATTTGAAGTAGCCCGCATCGTTTACGAAGATAAACTGGCTCCTGTGGTATTGATTGGTTCGTCCACACATCAAAATGTGATTGAGAAAGCTAAAAACGCGAAAGTCTTTGCTTTTCTGGTCAAGCCTGAGCTTGACTTCAACCTCATCCCGGCGGTAGAATTGGCTCTGACCAATTATCAAGAAAGAGTCAGACTTGAGAGCCAGGTGCAGGAACTTCAGAATACGATTGAGACTAGAAAAGTTGTCGAAAGGGCGAAGGGTATCTTAATGGAAACAATGGGTGTTTCCGAAGCCGAAGCTTTTAAGCGCATCCAGAAGCAGAGCATGAACAAGCGGATTTCCATGCGAGCGGTGGCTGAGGCTATCATCCTGGCCCATAACCTGTAA